From Lolium perenne isolate Kyuss_39 chromosome 5, Kyuss_2.0, whole genome shotgun sequence, a single genomic window includes:
- the LOC127299281 gene encoding uncharacterized protein yields MAWATRFLSAVCFFAAGVLFAPDVLLGARSGSGATAVTAAKVSHLLCFATSWGAALWATFIGGIIMFKNLPRHQFGNLQGKMFPAYFTLISACAAISVAAFAYLHPWKAASAVERYQLGFLISALGFNLSNLLVFTPMTIEMMKKRHKIERELSIGDEVGWSKNVKSAKSNPTLAAMNKKFGMIHGLSSLANIMSFGSLAMHSWYLASKLEL; encoded by the exons ATGGCGTGGGCGACGAGGTTCTTGTCGGCGGTGTGCTTCTTCGCGGCGGGCGTCCTCTTCGCCCCGGACGTCCTGCTCGGCGCCCGCTCCGGCTCCGGCGCCACCGCCGTCACGGCCGCCAAGGTGTCCCACCTCCTCTGCTTCGCCACCTCCTGGGGCGCCGCGCTCTGGGCTACCTTCATCGGCGGGATCATCATGTTCAA GAACCTGCCGAGGCACCAGTTCGGGAACCTCCAGGGGAAGATGTTCCCGGCCTACTTCACGCTCATCTCCGCCTGCGCCGCCATCTCCGTCGCCGCCTTCGCCTACCTCCACCCGTGGAAGGCCGCGTCCGCCGTCGAGCGCTACCAGCTCGGGTTCCTCATCTCCGCGCTCGGCTTCAACCTCTCCAACCTGCTGGTCTTCACCCCCATGACCATCGAG ATGATGAAGAAGAGGCACAAGATCGAGAGAGAACTAAGCATTGGTGACGAGGTCGGGTGGTCAAAGAATGTCAAGTCGGCGAAGAGCAACCCTACCCTCGCCGCGATGAACAAGAAGTTCGGGATGATCCACGGGCTCTCGTCGCTGGCTAACATCATGTCGTTCGGCAGCCTGGCCATGCACTCATGGTACCTTGCCAGCAAGCTTGAGCTGTGA